From Paenibacillus antri:
GTCGTCGCCTGCTCGCGTCCCGAGCTCGCGGAGGCGGCGCAGGACGCGTTCATTACGCCGGCGTTCCGGGTGTATACGAACCCAGACGTCGCGGGGGTGGAGATCGCGGGCGCGCTGAAGAACATTATCGCGCTCGGCGCGGGCATGTCGGACGGTCTCGGCTTCGGCGATAACGCGAAGGCGGCGCTCCTGACGCGGGGGCTCGCCGAAATCGGGCGCCTCGGCGTCGCGATGGGGGCGAATCCGCTCACGTTCGCGGGTCTCGCGGGCGTCGGCGACCTTGTCGCGACGTGCACGAGCCGGCACAGCCGCAATTGGCGCGCCGGGTATAAGCTCGCCGAAGGGGCGACGCTCGACGAGGTGCTCGAATCGATCGGCATGGTCGTCGAAGGCGTCCGCACGACGAAGGCTTCGATCGCCCTCTCGGAACGATACGGGGTCGAGCTGCCGATCGCCGAGCAGCTGCACGCCGTATTGTTCCAAGGCAAGAACCCGCGCTCGGCCGTCGAGGCGTTGATGGGCCGCGGGCGTACCCACGAGATCGAGGACATCGTTCGCGAAGCCGCGGCGGCGTTCCGCGGCGCGCCGGCCGAATAACGTCTTGCGATCGCGCCGCGCCCGCCTACACCTTCCGCTAGTCCCCATCATACGATGGAGAAAACGGCGGAGGGAGGAACGCGAATGGCGAAGCCTATCGGCAAAGACGTGCTCGGCGCGGTCAAGAAGAAGACCGGGAAGACGATCACGGAGAAGGACATCAACAAGCTCGCTAGCGGCGTGAAGCCGTCGACGATGCAGAGCGAAGCCGAGCTCAAGCAGCTCATCAAGAAGGTCGGCGCAATGGCCGGCGTACCGGTGTCGGATTCCCTGATGAAGGAAATCGTGTCGGCGGTCAAGAAAAGCGGCATGAACCCGAACAGCATGGAGCAGCTTATGAAGATGATGTTGAAATAATCTCGCGCGTCTAAAGGGCGAGATTCCAAAGCGGGCGTCCGTGCAGGTTATGCGGGCGCCCGCTTGCGTGTCGGGGAAATGGCTGTGTATACTGTTATGAAAATGAAATCTCGCTTCGGAGCCGAATGGCGGAGTCCGAAGCGTTTCCGGGAGAAGAGAATATGTCGCCGCTCGACAAAATGTGGGCGTCCTTCGTGGCGCTAGGATTCATGGCCGTCGCTTCGCTGCTCATCACGTACGCGCGCGCAAAGACGAAGGGGGCGGTTCGCGTCGTCCTGTCGGTCGTCGCGTTCGCGCTGCTCGTTTTGATGGTGCCGTTCGCGCTGTTATCCATGTTTTAGTAGAAAAGAGGACAAGCTATGCTGACGTTGAAGGGACGGGCCGTCGTCAAGACGGTGCCCGCCGAAATCGGAAAGACGCTGCTCGACCACGCGCTCGCGAACGGGATCGATCTCGGGTTTTCGTGTACGCGGGGGACGTGCGCGCGGTGCCGGGTTTACGTCGAAGAGGGCCGGGAG
This genomic window contains:
- a CDS encoding stage VI sporulation protein F, with protein sequence MAKPIGKDVLGAVKKKTGKTITEKDINKLASGVKPSTMQSEAELKQLIKKVGAMAGVPVSDSLMKEIVSAVKKSGMNPNSMEQLMKMMLK
- a CDS encoding 2Fe-2S iron-sulfur cluster-binding protein, which produces MLTLKGRAVVKTVPAEIGKTLLDHALANGIDLGFSCTRGTCARCRVYVEEGRELLSEPNDAEYDRMDEEEIEQGYRLGCQAAIKREGEIRAVNRTYF
- a CDS encoding NAD(P)H-dependent glycerol-3-phosphate dehydrogenase; the protein is MKKATVFVAGSWGTALAAVLADNGLEVLLWTRGEAQAQEINERRTNEKYVPGAKLPPNIRATTSIEEATRHGDLLLFVAPSSAMRDVARLAKPFMRGDQLIVHATKGFEADTLLRMSHVLEEEFAGVLEPGSVVVLSGPSHAEEVILRSPTTVVVACSRPELAEAAQDAFITPAFRVYTNPDVAGVEIAGALKNIIALGAGMSDGLGFGDNAKAALLTRGLAEIGRLGVAMGANPLTFAGLAGVGDLVATCTSRHSRNWRAGYKLAEGATLDEVLESIGMVVEGVRTTKASIALSERYGVELPIAEQLHAVLFQGKNPRSAVEALMGRGRTHEIEDIVREAAAAFRGAPAE
- a CDS encoding DUF2768 family protein; this translates as MSPLDKMWASFVALGFMAVASLLITYARAKTKGAVRVVLSVVAFALLVLMVPFALLSMF